The genomic segment CTCGCCTGCCGCCATAACGGCACCGTGCCGGATGTGAACGACCCGGTGAATCTGGAGCGCTGGCGCGAGATGGAGCATGCCAAGCACCGGCTGTTCTACACCCTGCTGCGCTGGAACCTGCCGCTGAAGACCCGCGCCGAGGATCCCGAGCACGGGCTGATCTTCAACTTCCTGGCCGACTCGCCGGATTCGAGCGGCCCCAAGGTGATGACCGGCCACGAGAACGGCATCATCACCATCGCCCTGGTCGAGGCCGACCCGGCCGAGCGCGAGAAGCGCCGCACCTCGATGGGCGAGCCCTACCGGACGCTCCTCGGCCATTTCCGCCACGAGGTCGGCCACCATTACTGGGACATCCTCGTGCGCGACGCCGGCAAGCTGGAGCCGTGCCGGGCGGTGTTCGGAGACGACTCGCAGGATTACGGCGCTTCGCTCCAGCGCCACTACAATCAGGGTCCGCCGCCGAACTGGCAGGAGACCTTCGTATCGGCGTACGCCACCACTCATCCGTGGGAGGACTTCGCCGAGACCTGGGCCCACTATCTCCACATCGTCGATACGCTGGAGATGGCGAGCGCCTTCGGTATGCAGGTGAAGCCCAAGGCCGATGTCGAGGGCGAACTCGCCACACGGGTGGATTTCGATCCCTACGCGGCCGAGACGGTCGAGCAGATCATCGATGCGTGGCTGCCCTTCGTCTTCGCGATGAACAGCGTCAGCCGCACCATGGGCGAGGGCGACCTCTATCCGTTCGTGCTCGGCCCGGCGGTGGTGACGAAGCTCGGCTTCATCCACAACCTCGTCCACGGTCGGGTGTAGAAACGCCTCGCAACGATCGCCGACGGACGGGCCTCGCCTCAGGCCCGTCCGGCTTCCGCCGACAGCATGGCGGGATCGATGCCGATCGCCTTGAGGACCTGCTCGTACTTTGTGCCGAGCCCCGGATCGAAGATCAGGTCGGGATCGGCCGGGCAGTTCAGCCAGCCATTGGCCAGAATCTCGTTCTCCAACTGGCCCGCCTGCCAGCCGGCATAGCCGAGTGCCAGCACGGCGTTCGAGGGTCCGCGCCCGTCGGCGATGGCGCGCAGGATCTCCACCGTCGCCGTGAGGCACACGCCCTCGTCGATCTGCAGCGTCGATTGATCGATGTGGAAGTCGGCGGTGTGGAGCACGAAGCCGCGCTTGGCATCGACCGGTCCGCCCATCAGCACCGGCATGTGACCGACGCGCTCGCGCAGGCGGATCGCATCGGACTCGCTGGCGATGTCGAGCTGGATCAGGAGATCCGGCATGCTCAGATCCGCGACCGGCTTGTTGACGATGATGCCCATCGCCCCGTCCGCCGAGTGCGCGCAGAGATAGATCACCGAGCGCGCGAAGCGCTCGTCGCCGATCCCCGGCATGGCCACGAGGAACTGGCCGTCGAGATAGGCCGTGTCTTTGAGCGAGGGATCGGGCGTCTGCATGGGACTATGCTACTGCGCTGGCCGTCATTGATCCATAAGGCAAACGCGCACGCGGCGCGGCCGTGCCTCGACAGTCGCGCGAAGCGCGTCTAACGGTTCGTGGCTTTTGCGAGGAGAGCACGGATGACGATTCAGGTTGGCGATCACCTGCCCCAGGCCACCTTCCGGGTGAACGGGCCGGACGGTCCGCAGGCCAAGACGACCGACGACGTGTTCAAGGGGCGCCGCGTCGTGCTGGTCGGCGTGCCGGGCGCCTTCACCCCGGCCTGCCACCGCAACCACCTGCCGGGCTTCGTCGCCAAGCGCGAGGAGATCCTGGCCCGCGGCATCGATGCGATCGCCGTGACCTCGGTCAACGACATCTTCGTGCTCAACGCGTGGCAGCAGCAGAGCGGCGCCGAGGGCATCGAGTTCCTGGCCGACGGCAATGCCGAATTCGCCAAGGCGATCGGCCTGGAAATGGACGGCTCGGGCTTTGGCCTCGGCCCGCGCTCTCAGCGCTACGCGATGCTCGTGGATGACGGCGTGGTGCGGATCCTCAACGTCGAGGACACCCCGTCCAGGGCCGAGGTCTCGGGCGCCGAAGCCCTGCTGAAGGTGCTCTGAGCCACCCGACATGAGCCCTCCCCGGCACCGGGGAGGGTTCGATCCGTCTTACTTCTCCCAGCCGTAGTCCCGCGCATCGGTCGCGGTGCGGTGGAAGGCGAGACGGCGGTCGTATTCCAGCGGGTCCTTGGGCTGCACCAGGGCGCCGGGCGGCACGTTGAGCCAGTCCACGAGGCGGGTCAGCATGAACCGCATGGCCGCGCCTCGCGCCAGGATCGGCAGCGCCGCGATCTCAGCCGGTTCGAGCGTCCGCACTGCATCGTAGCCCGCGATCATCGCACCCGCCTTGTCGCGGTGGAAGGTGCCGTCGGCATCGAAGCACCACGCGTTGAGGCTGATCGCCAGATCGTAGGCGAAGGCGTCGGTGCAGGCGAAGTAGAAGTCGATCAGGCCCGACACGGCGTCGCCGATGAAGAACACGTTGTCGGTGAAGAGGTCGGCATGGATGACGCCGGCCGGCAGCCCTTGCGGCCACGACGCCTCGAGCCAATCGAGGTCCACGCGGGTGCGGGCCGCGAGGCCGGGCGCCACGGTGTCAGCCTGCGCTTCGGCCTGCACGAAGAGCGGACGCCACGCTTCCACCGACAGATTGTTCGCGCGCACCATCGGAAAATCGCGGCCGGCGGCGTGAAGCCCGGCCAGCGCGGCGCCGAGCGCCCGGCAATGCTCCGCGTTCGGGCGGCTCAACGACACACCTTCGAGGAAGGTGACGATCGCCGCAGGCCGGCCGCAGAGATGCCCGAGGGCGGTGCCGGCGCGGTTGCGGACCGGTTGCGGACAGGCGAGGCCGGCCCGCGCCAGATGGCCCATCAGGTTGATGAAGAACGGCAGATCCGCCGCGTTCACCCGCTTCTCGTACAGGGTGAGGATGTAGTTGCCCGTGCTCGTATGCAGGAAGAAGTTCGAGTTCTCGACGCCTTCCGCGATGCCCTTGTAGGAGAGCAAATCGCCGAGTTCGTATTCTCTGAGGAAGGCGCGCAGCGCCTCGTCGGATACGTCGGTGTAGACCGCCACGGTGCCGCTGCCGGTTTCAGACAAGAGAAAGGGGCGCCGTGGGCGCCCCTGGAGGTCGTTCGGCCGGCCTCCGCTCGGGGGCCGGCGTGTCGTCCGCCCTATTCGGCGGCTTCGCTGCGCAGCTCGCGCGGCAGCGGGAAGGACATGTCCTCGACGGTGACCGACACCTGATCCACCGTCACGTCGAAGCGCGCGGCGAAGGCGTCGATGATCTCTTCGACCAAAACCTCCGGCGCGGACGCGCCGGCGGTGAGGCCGAGGCGGCGGATGTCCTTGAAGGCATCCCAATCGATCTCCTCGGCACGCAGGACGAGGCGGGTGATGGGACAGCCGGCCCGCTCGGCGACTTCACGCAGGCGCTGCGAGTTCGACGAGTTCGAGGAACCCACCACGATCAGGGCATCGACCCGCGGCGCGACTTCCTTGACCGCTTCCTGGCGGTTGGTGGTGGCGTAGCAGATGTCGTCCTTGTGCGGGCCGTGAATGCCGGTGAACTTGGCCTTCAGCGCCTCGACGATATGCTTGGTGTCGTCGATCGACAGGGTCGTCTGCGTCACCCAAGCCAGCGCCTGGTCGGCCGGCGGGTTCAGCGCATCGATCTGGTCGATGTCCTCGACGAGGGTGATCGAACCCTTGGGCAACTGGCCCATGGTGCCGACGACTTCCGGATGGCCGGAATGGCCCACGAGCAGGACGTGGCGCCCGCGCTTGTGATGGATCTCGGCCTCGCGGTGGACCTTGGTCACCAGTGGGCAGGTCGCGTCGATGGTGGTGAGGCCGCGCGCATCGGCGTTCTGCGGCACGGTCTTGGCGACGCCGTGGGCGGAGAAGATGACGGGAGCGCCGCTATCGGGCACCTCGTCCAGCTCGCGCACGAAGACGGCGCCCTTCCGCTTCAGGGTCTCGACCACGTATTTGTTGTGGACGATCTCGTGGCGGACATAGACCGGCGCTCCGTAGATCGCCAGCGCCCGCTCGACCACGTCGATGGCGCGCACCACGCCGGCGCAGAAGCCGCGGGGGGCGCACAGGAGGATCTCCAGTGGCGGCTTGTCGCCCGTCACGGCCGGATGCGGGACCCTGTTCGGGTCGGCGGTGAGGTTGATGGTGTCAGCGCTCATGATCCGACGGATGTGGAGAGGGGTGGCCGGGTCTGTCAACTGCGGCCAGCCCGAAAGCCGCGACAGGCCTGCGCCTGTCCGTCATCATTTGCTTAGCACACACGACGCGATCCGTGACCCCCACCCTCCGCCCGGGGGGCCTGCATCGACGTTCCTGTGGTAACGGTGCCGGCCCGGTGCCACCGGGAGCGGTGGCGCCGGGCATGTGACGAACGACACGCGAATCGCCCTCGCGAGGCGCACGGCTCTTGTTTTGACATCGTCTTTTCCCGAAAGCCGGTGGCCAGCTTTCGGGACGATGTCCTAAGGGAAGCCCTTCTTCCATCTGGAACCAGCGAGGCAACGGGCTTTCATGGCGAGCGCCACGGACCACGCCAGCTTCCTGCCGCCGGTGCTGACCTTCCTGTCGGCGGCGGTGATCGGCGTGCCACTCGTGCGCCTGCTCGGCCAGAGCGCGGTGCTGGGCTATCTCGTTGCCGGCGTGGTGATCGGCCCGGCCGGCTTCTCGTTGATCGCCGAGCCCGAGACGGCGGCGAGCGTCGCCGAGATCGGCGTGGTGCTGCTGCTCTTCATCGTCGGGCTCGAACTCGAGATCTCGCGGCTCGTCTCGATGCGGCGCGACATCTTCGGGCTCGGCGCCGCGCAATTGGCGCTGTGTTCGCTCGTCATCGCGGGCGCCGCTCTCGCCTATGGCTTGACGCCGGCCGCAGCGAGTGTCGTCGGCATCGCCATCGCGCTCTCGGCCACCGCGGTCGCACTCCAGTTGCTGGAGGAGCGCGGCGATCTCGGCTCGCCCTATGGCGGGCGCTCCTTCGCAGTGCTCCTGTTCCAGGACATCTCGGTGGTGGCGATCCTGGCGTTGCTGCCGCTGCTCGCCTCGGCCGGCGCCACCCCGAAGGACGGCTGGCTCGACGAGGGCCTGCGCTCCACCGGCCGCGCCGCGGTCGCCGTCGCGGGCGTGGTGCTCGTCGGGCGCTACGGCCTGAACCCGTTCTTCCGTTTGCTCGCGGCGGCGGGCGGACGCGAGGTGATGACGGCGGCCGCGCTTCTCGTGGTGCTCGGGACGGCGCTGGTGATGGAAAAGGCCGGCCTCTCGATGGCGATGGGCGCCTTCCTCGCGGGCGTGATGCTCGCCGAGTCGAACTTCCGCCATCAGCTCGAGGCCGACATCGAGCCGTTCCGCGGCATGCTGCTCGGTCTGTTCTTCATGAGCGTCGGCATGTCGATCGACGGCGGCCTGCTCACGAACCACTGGCTGGCGCTGCTCGCCGCGACCATGGCCGCGATCGCGGTGAAGATCGCCCTGGTCGCCGGGCTGTTCCGCCTGTTCGGCTCGCCCTGGCTCGACGCCCTGCGCGGCGCGGCGGTGCTGGCGCCGGCCGGCGAGTTCGCCTTCGTGATCCTGCCGGCGGCGGGCGACCTGCGCATCCTCGCCTCGGACGTGACCCGCTTCTGCGTCGCGCTTGCC from the Methylorubrum extorquens genome contains:
- the ispH gene encoding 4-hydroxy-3-methylbut-2-enyl diphosphate reductase (hydroxymethylbutenyl pyrophosphate reductase) (Evidence 2a : Function from experimental evidences in other organisms; PubMedId : 11818558, 12198182, 12706830, 21311595, 21574179, 8432714; Product type e : enzyme), which encodes MSADTINLTADPNRVPHPAVTGDKPPLEILLCAPRGFCAGVVRAIDVVERALAIYGAPVYVRHEIVHNKYVVETLKRKGAVFVRELDEVPDSGAPVIFSAHGVAKTVPQNADARGLTTIDATCPLVTKVHREAEIHHKRGRHVLLVGHSGHPEVVGTMGQLPKGSITLVEDIDQIDALNPPADQALAWVTQTTLSIDDTKHIVEALKAKFTGIHGPHKDDICYATTNRQEAVKEVAPRVDALIVVGSSNSSNSQRLREVAERAGCPITRLVLRAEEIDWDAFKDIRRLGLTAGASAPEVLVEEIIDAFAARFDVTVDQVSVTVEDMSFPLPRELRSEAAE
- the kefB gene encoding potassium:proton antiporter (Evidence 2b : Function from indirect experimental evidences (e.g. phenotypes); Product type t : transporter); the encoded protein is MASATDHASFLPPVLTFLSAAVIGVPLVRLLGQSAVLGYLVAGVVIGPAGFSLIAEPETAASVAEIGVVLLLFIVGLELEISRLVSMRRDIFGLGAAQLALCSLVIAGAALAYGLTPAAASVVGIAIALSATAVALQLLEERGDLGSPYGGRSFAVLLFQDISVVAILALLPLLASAGATPKDGWLDEGLRSTGRAAVAVAGVVLVGRYGLNPFFRLLAAAGGREVMTAAALLVVLGTALVMEKAGLSMAMGAFLAGVMLAESNFRHQLEADIEPFRGMLLGLFFMSVGMSIDGGLLTNHWLALLAATMAAIAVKIALVAGLFRLFGSPWLDALRGAAVLAPAGEFAFVILPAAGDLRILASDVTRFCVALAALTMLVGPIAAKGLDALIARRPKEAEPPSDVGEAQESGDTRVLVVGFGRFGQILAQVLLAEGINITVIDKDVEQIRNATSFGFRIYYGDGTRLDVLRASGLAKADLICVCIDDAPAALKIVDIVHEEFPNVRTYVRAYDRTHAIELMNRDVDFQLRETVESALGFGRATLESLGLTAEAAARRVEDVRKRDVARLVLQQAGAMPDGSGWLRGTPELRPEPLTAPKRPSRALSAETRGLIEQQPHESAARALEPEDAEPNA
- the thrB gene encoding homoserine kinase (Evidence 2b : Function from indirect experimental evidences (e.g. phenotypes); PubMedId : 10589737; Product type e : enzyme) codes for the protein MSETGSGTVAVYTDVSDEALRAFLREYELGDLLSYKGIAEGVENSNFFLHTSTGNYILTLYEKRVNAADLPFFINLMGHLARAGLACPQPVRNRAGTALGHLCGRPAAIVTFLEGVSLSRPNAEHCRALGAALAGLHAAGRDFPMVRANNLSVEAWRPLFVQAEAQADTVAPGLAARTRVDLDWLEASWPQGLPAGVIHADLFTDNVFFIGDAVSGLIDFYFACTDAFAYDLAISLNAWCFDADGTFHRDKAGAMIAGYDAVRTLEPAEIAALPILARGAAMRFMLTRLVDWLNVPPGALVQPKDPLEYDRRLAFHRTATDARDYGWEK
- a CDS encoding conserved protein of unknown function (Evidence 4 : Unknown function but conserved in other organisms): MSCEPMKLFRCQSCDNVLYFENRSCERCGHRLAYLPQLGRISALEPAGNNTWTPLAAPDRPGFFCTNAAHDACNWMVPPGTTDAFCLACRHNGTVPDVNDPVNLERWREMEHAKHRLFYTLLRWNLPLKTRAEDPEHGLIFNFLADSPDSSGPKVMTGHENGIITIALVEADPAEREKRRTSMGEPYRTLLGHFRHEVGHHYWDILVRDAGKLEPCRAVFGDDSQDYGASLQRHYNQGPPPNWQETFVSAYATTHPWEDFAETWAHYLHIVDTLEMASAFGMQVKPKADVEGELATRVDFDPYAAETVEQIIDAWLPFVFAMNSVSRTMGEGDLYPFVLGPAVVTKLGFIHNLVHGRV
- a CDS encoding conserved protein of unknown function, UPF0301 protein (Evidence 4 : Unknown function but conserved in other organisms); this encodes MQTPDPSLKDTAYLDGQFLVAMPGIGDERFARSVIYLCAHSADGAMGIIVNKPVADLSMPDLLIQLDIASESDAIRLRERVGHMPVLMGGPVDAKRGFVLHTADFHIDQSTLQIDEGVCLTATVEILRAIADGRGPSNAVLALGYAGWQAGQLENEILANGWLNCPADPDLIFDPGLGTKYEQVLKAIGIDPAMLSAEAGRA
- a CDS encoding putative peroxiredoxin protein, antioxidant protein, AhpC/TSA family protein (Evidence 3 : Putative function from multiple computational evidences; PubMedId : 15188393, 16926146; Product type e : enzyme); its protein translation is MTIQVGDHLPQATFRVNGPDGPQAKTTDDVFKGRRVVLVGVPGAFTPACHRNHLPGFVAKREEILARGIDAIAVTSVNDIFVLNAWQQQSGAEGIEFLADGNAEFAKAIGLEMDGSGFGLGPRSQRYAMLVDDGVVRILNVEDTPSRAEVSGAEALLKVL